One window of the Candidatus Omnitrophota bacterium genome contains the following:
- a CDS encoding recombinase family protein, protein MTCGAGMTEEAMKVALYTRVSTEDQAREGFSLEVQRNYLLQYAKNFGWDVVCSLSGRDVYMDDGFSGGNMDRPALKKLIFDARNKMFDLVLVYKQDRLSRRLKDLLGLLEEFENLGIGYKSATEPFDTTSSAGKMAIQMLGSCAEFERNRLVERVFPGMVMGVKRGHWQGARFAPYGYRHNKETKKLEIHPEEAKIVRDIYDQYLGGKSTAQIAGHYYHLGVSARQGGRFYGKFISDILHSKVYLGTITWNRRHYDKKRKTKNGEGKGYCYVNNDPSKVIEVPNAHEPIITQEMHDAAQKLLARNRTNAVVRFRNNVYHLSGVVKCNECGRNYRGLMITCNHRTKMRRPWYACSALGVSYVNCSNKAVRADVLTKQVWNIIDTISKNLHVIEELSDVIKLSATEPEHKIIEELEGKEKDLARNLEKQKGLYEVFSEDKINIDIYKDRAELLRNEEKKLRQDVKSIQIKILEKRNAVNLVKATQDFLLCLRSNPNSEKMDYLIKTFMRIIFKGIYIQNKEIVKVEINEPWKMCYEEGLKWQKKSETTTIQANPRTSRVMESVYFCAPSDAR, encoded by the coding sequence ATGACATGCGGGGCGGGCATGACAGAGGAAGCGATGAAGGTAGCTTTATACACGAGAGTCAGCACAGAGGATCAGGCGCGAGAAGGATTTTCGCTGGAGGTGCAGAGGAATTATCTTTTGCAGTACGCGAAGAACTTCGGCTGGGATGTTGTTTGCAGTCTTTCCGGAAGAGATGTTTACATGGATGATGGTTTTTCCGGCGGGAATATGGACAGGCCAGCGCTCAAGAAACTTATTTTTGATGCACGCAATAAGATGTTCGATCTGGTCTTGGTGTATAAACAGGATCGCTTGAGCCGTCGGCTTAAGGACCTGTTGGGACTACTCGAGGAGTTTGAAAATCTCGGTATAGGGTATAAATCAGCGACTGAGCCGTTTGATACGACGTCCAGCGCCGGTAAAATGGCGATTCAAATGCTGGGCTCTTGCGCGGAGTTTGAACGCAATCGTTTGGTTGAGCGTGTATTCCCGGGGATGGTCATGGGTGTTAAACGAGGCCACTGGCAAGGTGCTCGCTTTGCTCCGTATGGCTATCGCCACAATAAAGAAACCAAGAAGCTCGAGATTCATCCGGAAGAGGCAAAGATTGTCAGGGATATTTATGATCAATATTTAGGGGGCAAGAGCACCGCGCAGATCGCCGGGCATTATTATCATCTTGGTGTTTCGGCAAGACAGGGCGGAAGGTTTTACGGCAAATTTATTTCAGACATTTTGCATAGCAAGGTTTACTTGGGTACGATCACTTGGAACCGGCGGCATTACGATAAGAAGCGCAAGACGAAGAATGGCGAGGGCAAGGGTTACTGCTACGTCAATAATGATCCGTCAAAGGTGATCGAAGTTCCGAATGCCCACGAGCCTATCATCACGCAAGAGATGCACGACGCCGCGCAGAAACTTTTGGCGCGTAACCGGACGAATGCGGTTGTCCGTTTCCGGAATAATGTGTATCACTTGTCCGGTGTGGTTAAATGTAACGAATGCGGCCGCAATTACCGCGGGTTGATGATTACATGCAATCACCGCACCAAAATGAGAAGGCCGTGGTATGCGTGTTCGGCGTTGGGTGTATCGTATGTCAACTGCTCGAATAAGGCTGTTCGCGCGGATGTTCTCACTAAGCAGGTCTGGAATATTATTGATACCATCAGCAAGAACCTTCATGTCATCGAAGAATTGAGCGATGTCATTAAGTTAAGCGCGACCGAGCCGGAGCATAAGATCATTGAAGAGTTGGAAGGCAAGGAAAAGGATCTCGCCAGAAATCTCGAGAAGCAAAAGGGGCTTTATGAGGTTTTTTCGGAGGACAAGATCAATATTGATATCTACAAGGATCGGGCCGAGCTTTTGAGAAATGAGGAGAAGAAGCTCCGGCAGGATGTGAAGTCGATCCAGATCAAGATTCTCGAGAAGCGCAATGCGGTGAATCTGGTCAAGGCAACGCAGGACTTCTTGCTTTGCCTACGGAGCAATCCAAACAGCGAGAAAATGGATTACCTCATCAAAACATTCATGAGGATTATCTTTAAGGGCATATACATTCAAAACAAAGAGATCGTCAAGGTCGAGATTAACGAACCTTGGAAAATGTGTTATGAAGAGGGGTTAAAATGGCAGAAAAAGAGCGAAACGACGACAATACAGGCAAATCCGAGGACAAGCAGGGTCATGGAAAGCGTATACTTTTGCGCACCTTCGGATGCCAGATGA